From the Exiguobacterium aurantiacum genome, one window contains:
- a CDS encoding nitric oxide synthase oxygenase gives MDMQAARHFFSQLEGDYTERLEAIAVEIERTGTYTLTTDELTEGATLAWRNSNRCIGRLFWQTLTVRDARDAETFDDVFEALVSHLRYATNGGKIRSTMTVLPNKFRLLNAQLIRYAAYESEDGIIGDPLSLTITRQAARLGWSGAGTAFDVLPLLITDGREVRLYELPDDAVLEVDIRHETYDLFDGRHIKWHAVPAIADMELEIGGLRFTSVPFNGWYMETEIGARNLADSDRYDLLPLVGASLGLDTSKERTLWRDRALVELNVAVLQSFERAGVTIVDHHTAAKQFKRFEKNEHDAGRDVTGQWSWLIPPLSPAATHVFHRHYNDEIVTPNLFARSGCPFSAFQAKAKEESKG, from the coding sequence ATGGACATGCAAGCAGCCCGACACTTTTTCTCACAACTAGAAGGCGATTATACGGAGCGGCTCGAGGCGATTGCCGTCGAAATCGAGCGCACGGGGACGTATACGCTCACGACCGACGAGTTGACGGAAGGCGCGACACTCGCCTGGCGCAACTCGAACCGATGCATCGGTCGTTTGTTTTGGCAGACGCTCACCGTCCGGGACGCCCGGGACGCGGAGACGTTCGATGACGTATTCGAGGCGCTCGTCAGTCATTTGCGGTATGCGACGAACGGTGGGAAGATCCGCTCGACGATGACCGTGCTCCCGAACAAGTTCCGTTTGTTGAACGCGCAACTCATCCGCTACGCGGCGTATGAGTCGGAAGACGGCATCATCGGTGACCCGCTGTCGCTGACGATCACGCGCCAGGCCGCAAGGCTCGGCTGGAGTGGTGCTGGGACTGCGTTTGACGTCCTACCGCTCCTCATCACCGACGGGCGTGAGGTTCGGCTTTATGAACTGCCGGACGACGCGGTGCTCGAGGTCGACATCCGGCACGAGACGTACGACTTATTCGACGGTCGCCACATCAAATGGCACGCCGTCCCGGCTATCGCCGACATGGAGCTCGAGATTGGAGGACTGCGTTTCACATCGGTCCCGTTCAACGGGTGGTATATGGAGACGGAGATTGGCGCGCGCAACTTGGCCGATTCGGATCGCTATGATTTATTGCCGCTCGTCGGCGCGTCGCTCGGGCTCGATACATCGAAAGAACGGACGCTTTGGCGCGACCGTGCCCTCGTTGAGTTGAACGTCGCCGTCCTGCAGTCGTTCGAGCGGGCCGGGGTGACGATCGTCGACCACCACACGGCGGCGAAACAGTTCAAACGGTTCGAGAAAAATGAACATGACGCCGGGCGTGACGTGACCGGTCAATGGAGCTGGCTCATCCCGCCGTTATCACCGGCCGCGACGCACGTGTTCCATCGCCATTACAATGACGAAATTGTGACGCCGAACTTGTTCGCGCGCTCCGGTTGTCCATTTTCTGCGTTTCAAGCGAAGGCAAAAGAGGAATCAAAAGGCTAG
- a CDS encoding RDD family protein, which yields MNVAVPIWKRAVASQIDQFIFQTPAKLVEKTIRKKLWPDKKVKRYYLPTLVTIAGEVYFLLNKNGQTIGDQVVGIKVVSQDGRPLSLEQVVKRTLYKDVVYPATLGLPLLKALQQIKAGKETELPHDEFAHTKLISTR from the coding sequence ATGAACGTGGCAGTCCCAATTTGGAAACGTGCTGTTGCCAGTCAAATCGACCAATTCATTTTTCAGACGCCCGCGAAACTCGTCGAGAAGACGATTCGAAAGAAACTATGGCCGGATAAAAAAGTGAAACGTTACTACTTGCCGACGCTCGTGACGATTGCCGGGGAAGTGTACTTCCTGCTCAATAAAAATGGGCAGACGATCGGAGACCAAGTCGTCGGCATTAAAGTCGTCAGCCAAGACGGACGCCCGCTCTCGCTCGAGCAAGTCGTGAAGCGGACGCTGTATAAAGACGTCGTCTATCCGGCGACGCTCGGACTGCCGCTCTTAAAGGCGCTCCAACAAATCAAGGCGGGCAAAGAGACGGAATTGCCGCATGATGAATTTGCCCATACGAAACTGATTTCGACACGATGA
- a CDS encoding DegV family protein — protein sequence MTKIAWITDSMANFSKEEAARLGVDIVPIQLIVDGSGYSEVDLSIEDLHRYMIDQKKEAKTSQPIFGDFIARYERLKEEGYDCAIAVHCSNGLSSTVKNSSAAAEAADFKVYTVDSHAALEAQQELVRLGLAAEAEGKSAEEIVALLEAWRDKKNFFMIIGNMETMRRGGRVSSGEMFLANILNIKPIITLDETGKVIPFKKARSLKKAYAEMVTELERRHAANGIHNNRVFVQTALAPEMQDNLVALIQEKLPEIEVVKTRFCPSIAVHAGFETVGVLWLNA from the coding sequence ATGACCAAAATCGCATGGATTACCGATAGTATGGCCAATTTCTCGAAAGAAGAGGCGGCCCGTCTCGGTGTCGATATCGTCCCGATTCAATTGATCGTCGACGGCAGCGGCTACAGCGAAGTCGACCTCTCAATCGAGGATTTGCACCGCTACATGATCGACCAAAAGAAAGAGGCGAAGACGTCGCAGCCGATCTTTGGCGACTTCATCGCCCGCTATGAACGTTTGAAAGAAGAAGGCTACGACTGCGCCATCGCCGTCCACTGCTCGAACGGCTTGAGCTCGACTGTGAAAAACTCGAGTGCCGCGGCAGAAGCGGCCGACTTCAAAGTGTACACGGTCGACTCACACGCAGCGCTCGAAGCGCAGCAAGAGCTCGTCCGGCTCGGTCTCGCTGCCGAGGCTGAAGGCAAGTCCGCCGAGGAGATCGTCGCCCTGCTCGAAGCATGGCGCGACAAGAAGAACTTCTTTATGATCATCGGCAACATGGAAACGATGCGCCGTGGCGGTCGCGTCTCATCAGGCGAAATGTTCCTCGCCAACATCCTGAACATCAAACCAATCATCACGCTCGATGAGACGGGGAAAGTCATCCCGTTCAAAAAAGCACGGTCGCTCAAGAAAGCGTACGCCGAGATGGTGACCGAGCTCGAACGCCGCCACGCCGCGAACGGCATTCACAACAACCGAGTCTTCGTCCAGACGGCGCTCGCCCCGGAGATGCAAGACAATCTTGTCGCGCTCATCCAGGAGAAATTGCCAGAGATTGAAGTCGTCAAGACGCGTTTCTGTCCGTCGATCGCGGTCCACGCAGGCTTCGAGACGGTCGGGGTACTTTGGCTCAACGCTTAA
- a CDS encoding thioredoxin family protein, whose protein sequence is MEAVTTLSALHDRIADSEQLLVYVSHPTCSVCHSLKPQVEEMLTEFPDIEAVAIDSDQVPEIAGAYSIFTVPVVLFFLDGRETLRRARFVPIGELTHQLERLQEMRG, encoded by the coding sequence ATGGAAGCTGTCACCACACTTTCGGCGTTACACGACCGGATCGCGGACTCGGAGCAATTGCTCGTCTACGTGTCGCATCCGACCTGTAGCGTCTGCCACTCGCTCAAACCTCAAGTCGAGGAGATGTTGACGGAGTTCCCTGATATCGAGGCGGTCGCCATCGATTCGGATCAGGTACCGGAAATTGCCGGCGCCTACTCGATTTTCACCGTTCCGGTCGTCTTATTTTTCCTCGACGGCAGAGAGACGCTCCGCCGGGCCCGGTTCGTCCCAATCGGCGAGCTGACCCATCAACTCGAGCGTCTCCAAGAGATGCGCGGCTGA
- a CDS encoding DUF5996 family protein, which yields MEIIRHSEWAGTKLTLHLVSQILGKIKLGLAPQEPQWAHVTLPLTVSGFSTGPLWSGETLFDIDVDVAASAITVQVKTATTVIPLTDGTSIKSYYDAMVDALHASGITVTINPKSQEMRDIWWLDRDETPLAYDTSTALKGVRLFQYAAREQAVFLAPLRCRKVKPALFWGTFDVSSLIVYGKSEPFPEDKVIEKAAFDEHMIEFGFWLGDESVDVPTFFILPYPFQYTDLGSERLQPVDAYYDSKMSECFLSIEHVSRADDIQAFFRTSFDLLSDQLGWEGRAHYFLPLDMPAQPKQEPTDESL from the coding sequence ATGGAAATCATACGCCACTCCGAATGGGCAGGCACGAAGCTCACGCTCCATCTCGTGTCGCAAATTCTCGGGAAAATCAAACTTGGACTCGCCCCGCAAGAACCGCAATGGGCCCACGTCACGTTGCCGCTCACCGTGAGCGGATTTTCGACCGGGCCGCTTTGGAGCGGGGAGACGTTGTTCGACATCGACGTCGATGTCGCGGCTTCGGCCATCACGGTGCAGGTCAAAACCGCTACGACCGTCATTCCGCTGACGGACGGGACGTCAATCAAGTCATACTACGACGCGATGGTCGACGCACTCCATGCATCTGGCATCACCGTCACCATTAACCCGAAATCGCAAGAGATGCGCGACATCTGGTGGCTCGACCGCGATGAGACCCCGCTCGCCTATGACACATCGACGGCCCTGAAAGGGGTGCGCCTGTTCCAGTACGCTGCGCGGGAACAAGCGGTGTTTCTCGCCCCGCTGCGATGCCGGAAAGTGAAGCCGGCCTTGTTTTGGGGCACGTTCGACGTGTCATCGCTCATCGTCTACGGAAAATCCGAGCCGTTCCCCGAGGACAAGGTGATCGAGAAGGCGGCGTTCGACGAGCACATGATCGAGTTCGGCTTTTGGCTCGGCGACGAGTCCGTCGACGTGCCGACGTTCTTCATCTTGCCGTATCCGTTTCAATACACCGACCTCGGCTCGGAGCGGCTTCAACCTGTGGACGCCTACTACGACTCCAAGATGAGCGAATGTTTTTTGTCGATTGAGCACGTGAGTCGGGCAGATGACATCCAAGCCTTCTTCCGGACGTCGTTCGACCTGTTGAGTGATCAACTCGGGTGGGAAGGGCGCGCACATTATTTCTTGCCGCTCGATATGCCGGCGCAACCAAAACAAGAGCCCACAGACGAAAGTCTGTGA
- a CDS encoding RNA-binding domain-containing protein, with protein sequence MKESPTVEFKRELTDAVVHEVIAFANTQGGVLYIGIEDDGTVLGVPNAHKQLEAVSNKLHDNIQPDILVHLYLEVVELDKKEVIKIAVARGARRPYHLKRKGMKSSGVFIRYGTSVTNASEENIRQMIIESDGTNFETMRSLKQELTFEEASHFFAQTNIKFGVEQQRTLGLMTDDGYYTNLGLLLSDQCEHSIKCARYLGNDKLEFQDRKEFSGSILAQVESVYEYLSLNNATSARFVGLKRLETESYPSPALREALVNAVTHRDYSFSGSILIHLFQNRIEIVSVGGLVKGLTIEDINLGISQSRNPKLANVLYRLKWIESYGTGLQRIKESYKESLERPFWTTSPNAFVMTLPKQQLTTPDSDENELEQWLSQQSEFTTRELEAYLNKSKGTVRKLIEQLIAERKVTRVGNGRTTRYRTLN encoded by the coding sequence ATGAAAGAGTCGCCTACGGTTGAGTTCAAGCGAGAACTTACAGACGCTGTCGTTCACGAAGTGATTGCGTTCGCCAACACGCAAGGTGGTGTTCTTTATATCGGTATAGAAGATGATGGTACCGTCCTCGGTGTCCCTAACGCACATAAACAACTCGAAGCAGTATCAAACAAGCTACATGACAACATTCAACCAGATATTCTAGTACATTTATATTTAGAAGTGGTTGAGCTCGACAAAAAAGAGGTCATAAAGATAGCTGTGGCCCGCGGAGCGAGACGCCCTTATCATTTGAAGAGAAAAGGCATGAAATCGTCGGGTGTTTTCATTCGGTACGGTACGTCTGTCACAAATGCCTCTGAAGAAAACATCCGCCAAATGATTATCGAATCAGATGGGACGAACTTTGAAACGATGCGTAGTTTGAAACAGGAACTGACTTTCGAGGAAGCTTCTCATTTTTTTGCTCAAACGAACATCAAATTTGGTGTCGAGCAACAACGTACACTTGGCCTGATGACAGATGATGGCTATTACACAAATTTAGGGCTCCTTCTTTCTGACCAATGCGAACACTCAATCAAATGCGCCCGCTATTTAGGGAACGACAAGCTTGAATTTCAAGATCGTAAAGAATTTAGCGGCTCCATTCTCGCACAAGTCGAATCCGTCTATGAATACCTTAGTCTGAACAATGCCACGTCAGCGCGCTTCGTCGGTCTAAAACGGCTCGAGACCGAAAGTTATCCTAGTCCTGCTTTGCGAGAAGCTCTTGTAAATGCCGTTACACATCGCGATTATAGTTTTAGCGGTAGCATCTTGATTCATTTATTCCAAAACCGAATCGAAATCGTCTCGGTGGGCGGACTCGTGAAGGGCTTAACGATCGAGGATATCAATTTAGGCATTTCTCAGAGCCGTAATCCAAAACTAGCCAATGTATTGTATCGTCTGAAATGGATTGAAAGTTATGGTACCGGGTTACAACGAATCAAAGAAAGCTACAAAGAAAGTCTCGAACGACCATTCTGGACTACGAGTCCGAACGCCTTTGTCATGACGTTGCCTAAACAACAGCTAACGACACCAGACTCTGACGAGAACGAACTCGAACAATGGCTTAGTCAACAGTCCGAATTTACGACAAGAGAACTCGAAGCCTATTTGAATAAAAGCAAAGGGACTGTCCGAAAACTGATCGAACAGTTGATAGCTGAACGAAAAGTGACCCGTGTCGGAAACGGTCGCACGACGCGCTACCGTACGTTAAACTAA
- a CDS encoding DUF4261 domain-containing protein produces the protein MNRTQVLLALPGNWSSAEAVSEQISLHSEGYTMAGLLLLEDETGKAFTVEVVERDPALAEAMIHASSGGFTPKIAKGLARHTHIVYLIVDVNDVTDIAAARRAANAILNAGGLGVMVETAGVAYSKDEWQESKEEDLALDYSLLTAITEEEDAYVSWGMKAFGHADVAVPATLEIEDAIHVVHSFNFHLISGGSMFGDGDSFTFEDGKTFTVEMGEDERTSIDNLLHNPFGLIYLVPQTTEG, from the coding sequence ATGAACCGTACACAAGTGTTGCTCGCCCTCCCAGGAAACTGGTCATCGGCCGAGGCAGTCAGCGAACAAATCAGTTTACATAGCGAAGGCTACACGATGGCCGGCCTGTTGCTGTTAGAAGACGAGACCGGAAAAGCGTTCACGGTCGAAGTCGTCGAGCGCGACCCGGCCCTCGCTGAGGCGATGATCCATGCCAGCTCGGGTGGCTTCACGCCGAAAATCGCGAAAGGACTCGCGCGCCATACGCATATCGTCTATTTGATCGTCGACGTCAATGACGTGACGGACATCGCGGCGGCTCGCCGTGCGGCCAATGCGATCTTGAACGCCGGTGGACTCGGCGTCATGGTCGAGACGGCTGGTGTCGCCTACTCGAAAGACGAATGGCAGGAGTCGAAAGAAGAAGACCTCGCCCTCGACTATTCGCTTCTCACGGCCATCACCGAAGAAGAAGACGCCTACGTCTCATGGGGCATGAAAGCGTTCGGTCATGCCGACGTCGCCGTACCGGCCACGCTCGAGATCGAAGACGCGATTCACGTCGTCCATTCGTTCAACTTCCACCTCATCTCGGGTGGATCGATGTTCGGAGACGGGGACAGCTTCACGTTCGAGGACGGCAAGACGTTCACGGTCGAGATGGGTGAAGACGAGCGGACGTCAATCGACAACTTGCTCCATAACCCGTTCGGCTTGATTTACCTCGTGCCGCAGACAACTGAAGGTTAA
- a CDS encoding ABC transporter permease, translating into MLYKNVWKTLAGKWMQLLAIAVIIVMSSLTYTMMFYGISGIEVPTEDYLASSNQENFAVEMLNRVTEEEAALPELADFIASGRFTLSDLQRVDEAAFDDLIAARIDAVEDEMDGATLELRASKLINYPFGSSEHRGLVLKEADTINVSYLEAGKRPERDDEVAINTKYAEKNEIEVGDTIDLGSPFTVSGFVLFPDYTLPLFDENFFNLDPGTQTLLLMTDAAYDEVVGTESFRLAGITDGTVVTDVELPFVISIMETENIMRSGAIYSEISSGKAMALGLSLFIVSIAVIIVAILISNMLEAERGQIGLLKAIGYNRRQIALPYLVFILLFATLMLIIGYFLGLYFAEPLKNLYLDFYLLPSITIAQSPLVFLTAVFAPLLFFALVAGAVIYKIMGESALALLSPRDNVSLNRLSRIVSRLLRNARGKTKFKYLYAVKSTGSFIIFFFGILFSTLLIVFALMMNGAVDRMTVGELNEADYEYEAYTTTQPALRDGQEPFLTYPFAFVEDKLVTLKGLDETNTLYRLTNADGDDLTPASDEIIVNASLALKLSLEVGDTIDIELDNETLSYRIRGIADEYAGDVVYLPRVTLSEQLSDGTTRDLFNGIYATERPDETDYPTVISRSGLIEQSQSINEYMNLMMNVMIGGSALIAFSILFVLTALTVEKNYYVISLLKVMGYDRREVRSMILNSYFMYALVSALLSIPIALIILRVIIVVFAEDYGLVLPLEFEWVYVLYTLGAVTLLFFASTFISRRKIDQIPLQEVLKTYQE; encoded by the coding sequence ATGCTGTATAAAAACGTATGGAAAACGCTCGCTGGCAAATGGATGCAGCTCCTCGCCATCGCCGTCATCATCGTCATGAGCTCGCTCACGTACACGATGATGTTTTACGGCATCAGCGGGATCGAGGTGCCGACCGAAGACTACCTCGCCTCCTCGAATCAAGAAAATTTCGCCGTCGAGATGCTGAACCGGGTCACGGAAGAAGAAGCGGCCTTGCCGGAACTGGCGGACTTCATCGCTTCCGGCCGCTTCACGCTCTCGGACTTGCAACGTGTCGACGAGGCGGCGTTCGATGACTTGATCGCGGCACGCATCGACGCCGTCGAGGACGAGATGGACGGCGCGACGCTCGAACTGCGCGCCTCGAAACTGATCAATTATCCGTTCGGATCGAGCGAGCACCGCGGACTCGTCTTGAAAGAAGCGGACACGATCAACGTCTCGTATCTCGAGGCGGGCAAGCGGCCTGAGCGAGACGACGAGGTCGCCATCAACACGAAGTATGCGGAGAAGAACGAGATTGAGGTCGGTGATACGATCGACCTCGGCTCGCCGTTCACGGTGAGCGGGTTCGTCTTGTTCCCGGACTACACGCTCCCGCTGTTTGATGAGAACTTCTTCAACTTGGACCCGGGCACGCAGACGCTCCTCCTGATGACGGACGCCGCCTACGACGAGGTCGTTGGAACGGAGTCGTTCCGGCTCGCCGGCATTACCGATGGGACGGTCGTGACGGACGTCGAGCTCCCGTTCGTCATCTCGATCATGGAGACGGAGAACATTATGCGAAGCGGCGCCATCTATAGCGAGATCTCGTCCGGTAAGGCGATGGCACTCGGCTTGAGCCTGTTCATCGTCTCGATCGCCGTCATCATCGTCGCCATCCTGATCTCGAACATGCTCGAGGCCGAACGCGGGCAAATCGGCCTCTTGAAAGCGATCGGCTACAACCGCCGGCAAATCGCCCTGCCGTATCTAGTCTTCATCTTGCTGTTCGCGACGCTCATGCTCATCATCGGCTATTTCCTCGGGCTCTACTTTGCCGAGCCGCTCAAAAATTTGTATCTCGACTTCTATCTGTTGCCGTCGATCACCATCGCTCAAAGCCCGCTCGTGTTTCTCACGGCCGTCTTCGCCCCGCTTTTGTTCTTCGCGCTCGTCGCAGGGGCCGTCATCTATAAAATCATGGGCGAGAGCGCCCTCGCCTTGCTGTCGCCTCGAGACAATGTCTCGTTGAACCGACTGAGCCGCATCGTCAGCCGTCTGCTCCGGAACGCGCGCGGCAAGACGAAATTCAAATATTTATATGCCGTCAAAAGCACGGGCAGCTTCATCATCTTCTTTTTCGGTATCCTGTTCTCGACGCTCCTCATCGTGTTCGCCTTGATGATGAACGGGGCCGTCGACCGGATGACGGTCGGCGAGTTGAATGAGGCCGACTATGAATATGAGGCATACACGACGACGCAACCCGCGCTTCGTGACGGACAAGAGCCGTTCCTCACTTATCCGTTCGCGTTCGTCGAAGACAAGCTCGTCACGTTGAAAGGACTCGATGAGACGAATACGCTCTATCGTCTCACCAACGCGGACGGAGATGACTTGACGCCCGCCTCAGACGAGATCATCGTGAACGCCTCGCTCGCCTTGAAGCTCAGTCTCGAGGTTGGGGACACGATTGACATCGAACTCGATAACGAGACGTTGTCTTACCGAATCCGCGGCATCGCTGACGAGTATGCGGGCGACGTCGTCTATCTGCCTCGGGTGACGCTCAGCGAACAGTTGTCGGACGGGACGACACGTGACTTGTTCAACGGCATTTACGCGACCGAACGGCCGGATGAGACAGATTATCCGACGGTCATCTCCCGGAGCGGACTGATCGAGCAGTCCCAGTCGATCAATGAATATATGAACTTGATGATGAACGTCATGATCGGCGGGTCCGCGTTGATCGCCTTCAGTATCCTGTTCGTCTTGACCGCGCTCACGGTCGAGAAGAACTATTACGTCATCTCGCTCTTGAAAGTGATGGGCTACGACCGGCGCGAGGTACGCTCGATGATTTTGAACAGCTACTTCATGTACGCGCTCGTCTCGGCACTTCTCAGCATCCCGATCGCCCTCATCATCTTGCGGGTCATCATCGTCGTGTTCGCGGAAGATTACGGCCTCGTCCTGCCGCTCGAGTTCGAGTGGGTGTACGTGCTGTACACGCTCGGTGCGGTGACGCTCCTCTTCTTCGCGAGCACGTTCATCAGCCGCCGCAAGATTGATCAAATCCCGCTTCAAGAAGTATTGAAGACGTATCAAGAATAA
- a CDS encoding ABC transporter ATP-binding protein — MIHIQHVNKIYKTGDVETAALKEIELTINDGAFVVILGPSGSGKSTLLNVISGLDTVTSGTITFGDTVLTDLSSEQMTAFRRDHLGFIFQQYNLLQNLTVYENVQIGADLSTDPLPIEELLDQVGLEAARDKYPYQLSGGEQQRVSVARSLAKNPSIIFCDEPTGSLDEDNSKRVLELLERLNETYNKTVVVITHNTGISEMADDVIKMNSGRIVEYTHNPVRKAARDIHWG; from the coding sequence ATGATTCACATTCAGCACGTCAATAAAATCTATAAGACCGGGGACGTCGAGACCGCGGCGTTGAAAGAAATCGAGTTGACGATCAATGACGGAGCGTTCGTCGTCATCCTCGGCCCGAGCGGGAGCGGCAAGAGTACGCTGTTGAACGTCATCAGCGGCCTCGACACGGTGACGTCCGGCACGATCACGTTCGGTGACACCGTCTTGACGGACTTATCGTCCGAACAGATGACAGCGTTTCGACGCGACCATCTCGGCTTCATCTTTCAACAATATAATTTACTCCAAAACTTGACCGTCTACGAGAACGTTCAAATCGGGGCCGATTTATCGACCGACCCACTCCCAATCGAAGAGTTGTTAGACCAAGTCGGGTTGGAGGCTGCCCGTGACAAATATCCGTACCAATTGTCGGGCGGCGAGCAACAACGTGTCTCGGTCGCCCGGAGTCTCGCCAAAAATCCGTCCATCATCTTCTGCGACGAACCGACGGGCTCGCTCGATGAGGACAATTCAAAACGGGTGCTCGAATTGCTCGAGCGCTTGAACGAGACATATAACAAGACGGTCGTCGTCATCACCCATAACACGGGCATCAGCGAGATGGCCGACGACGTCATCAAAATGAACTCGGGCCGGATTGTGGAATACACGCATAACCCGGTCCGTAAAGCCGCTCGCGACATCCATTGGGGGTGA
- a CDS encoding DegV family protein yields MKIAYITDSTVVLPDSIQNHPDIHIVPLYVVKGDQPFKDGVEVDAKTVYEWIDAGERVSTSQPAIGDFVTLYESIKDQYDMGIAVHLSSDLSGTYSASVQGAEIAEFKLLAIDSRAGIYTMGLMLEELIERVERGDTLEDVEAYMKQRVEDVHIELILQNLTQMQKGGRISKSKALIGNMLQLKPVLRFEDGLIVPYQTVRTYKKAQAQLFEALRQVIESGECTDVSIFHGNVPELAESWKRELGDKAKIRVDTLAPLLGAHTGSGSIGFSFLKAK; encoded by the coding sequence ATGAAAATTGCTTACATTACGGACAGTACGGTCGTCCTTCCTGATTCGATTCAGAACCACCCGGACATCCATATCGTCCCGCTCTATGTCGTCAAAGGCGACCAACCGTTTAAAGACGGGGTCGAGGTCGACGCCAAGACCGTCTACGAATGGATCGACGCAGGCGAACGCGTCTCGACGAGCCAACCGGCCATCGGCGATTTCGTCACGCTGTATGAGAGTATCAAAGACCAATATGATATGGGCATCGCCGTCCACTTGTCGTCTGACTTGAGCGGGACGTATTCGGCCTCGGTTCAAGGCGCAGAGATTGCCGAGTTCAAACTGCTCGCCATCGACTCACGGGCCGGTATTTATACGATGGGGCTCATGCTCGAAGAGTTGATTGAACGCGTCGAGCGTGGGGATACACTCGAGGACGTCGAGGCGTATATGAAACAACGGGTCGAGGACGTCCACATCGAATTGATTTTGCAAAACTTGACGCAAATGCAAAAAGGCGGCCGCATCTCGAAGTCGAAAGCGCTCATCGGTAATATGTTGCAATTGAAGCCGGTGCTTCGCTTCGAAGACGGTCTCATCGTTCCGTATCAAACGGTTCGGACGTATAAGAAGGCGCAAGCCCAACTGTTCGAAGCGCTCCGTCAAGTCATCGAATCGGGCGAGTGCACGGACGTCTCGATTTTCCACGGGAACGTGCCAGAGCTGGCCGAGTCGTGGAAACGTGAGCTCGGCGACAAAGCCAAAATTCGGGTCGACACACTCGCACCGCTCCTTGGGGCCCACACGGGGTCAGGCTCAATCGGTTTTTCGTTCTTAAAAGCAAAGTGA